In one window of Miscanthus floridulus cultivar M001 chromosome 12, ASM1932011v1, whole genome shotgun sequence DNA:
- the LOC136496308 gene encoding polyadenylate-binding protein RBP47-like, producing the protein MQMAATTTDSQAAVPPHHPHAHPHVPPQHAHPHHHMPQPRWVVIPYPPPPPMVAAPPPPPPQFAKHFAAGPPPQPPQAAAGRRTPTPPAAGSGGNGCEENKTIWVGDLQYWMDENYLHSCFGPSGEVVTIKVIRNRQTGQSEGYGFVEFFSHASAEKALQNFTGHVMPNTDRAFKLNWASYSMGEKRSEVASDHSIFVGDLAADVTDEMLLELFSSKYRSVKGAKVIIDANTGRSRGYGFVRFGDDNDKSHAMSEMNGVYCSTRPIRIGPATPRRSSGDSGSSTPGPSDGDSSNRTVYVGGLDPNVSEDELRKAFAKYGDLASVKIPLGKQCGFVQFVSRTDAEEALQGLNGSLIGKQAVRLSWGRSPSHKQWRGDSGNRRNNMYYGTPFYGGYGYASPVPHPNMYAAAYGAYPMYGNQQLVS; encoded by the exons atgCAGATGGCGGCGACCACCACCGACTCCCAGGCGGCCGTGCCGCCTCACCACCCTCACGCCCACCCCCACGTGCCCCCTCAGCATGCTCACCCGCACCACCACATGCCGCAGCCACGGTGGGTCGTCATCCcgtacccgccgccgccgcccatggtggccgcgccaccgccgccgccgccgcagtttGCCAAGCACTTCGCTGCTGGGCCGCCGCCCCAGCCGCCCCAAGCTGCGGCCGGGCGCCGCACGCCGACCCCGCCCGCGGCCGGATCCGGCGGGAACGGGTGCGAGGAGAATAAGACCATTTGGGTCGGCGACCTCCAGTACTGGATGGACGAGAACTACCTCCACAGCTGCTTCGGGCCCAGCGGCGAG GTGGTTACAATAAAAGTTATCCGCAATAGGCAAACAGGACAGTCAGAGGGGTATGGATTTGTTGAGTTCTTTTCTCATGCATCAGCAGAAAAGGCTCTTCAGAATTTTACTGGTCATGTGATGCCAAACACTGACCGGGCATTTAAGTTGAATTGGGCATCATATAGCATGGGTGAAAAGCGATCTGAAGTAGCTTCTGATCACTCGATATTTGTTGGTGATCTAGCTGCTGATGTTACTGATGAAATGCTGCTGGAGCTTTTCTCTAGCAAGTACCGCTCGGTGAAAGGAGCTAAAGTTATTATTGATGCAAACACAGGCCGTTCTAGGGGCTATGGATTTGTTAGGTTTGGAGATGACAACGACAAATCTCATGCAATGTCTGAAATGAATGGTGTATATTGCTCTACTAGGCCAATTCGTATAGGACCTGCGACTCCCAGAAGATCTTCAG GAGATTCTGGCTCCTCGACTCCTGGTCCTTCAGATGGCGATTCTTCTAATAGAACG GTATATGTTGGTGGGCTTGACCCCAATGTCAGTGAAGATGAACTTAGAAAAGCCTTTGCCAAATATGGTGATCTTGCCTCTGTGAAAATTCCTCTAGGAAAGCAATGTGGCTTTGTTCAATTTGTTAGCAG AACTGATGCTGAAGAAGCACTACAAGGATTAAATGGATCACTCATTGGAAAGCAGGCAGTTCGCCTTTCATGGGGCCGCAGCCCATCGCATAAGCAG TGGAGGGGTGACTCCGGCAACAGGAGGAACAACATGTACTATGGCACACCATTCTATGGCGGATATGGCTATGCCTCCCCGGTGCCACACCCAAACATGTACGCTGCAGCGTATGGCGCGTACCCGATGTATGGCAACCAGCAGCTAGTGAGCTAG
- the LOC136495832 gene encoding uncharacterized protein — MTVPSFLSWSESLITFDQRDHPSHVAKPRLYPLVVNPIVCRKRLTKVLMDGGSDLNILYIDTLNAMRIPWLELLPIGSPFHGMILGVQVYLLGQINLPITFGNRANFRSEVLTFEVMDFPWSYHTFLGWPCYAKFMAIPNYTYLKLKMLGANNVITMDSAFSHAFTCDHEHFELTTMVINSSELPQLRESSTLAVPDCNKPTSLMALRPLNETKAVGIDPTNTTKMVRIGT; from the coding sequence atgaccgtcccctccttccttagctggtcggaatctctgatcaccttcgatcagagggaccatccttcccatgtcgcCAAACCAAGACTCTACCCGCTCGTTGTCAACCCCATCGTTTGTaggaagcgcctcaccaaggtgctgatggacggaggcagcgacctcaacatcctctatatcgacaccctcaacgccatgcgcatcccctggttgGAACTCCTCCCAataggctctcccttccacggcatgaTCCTGGGAGTGCAAGTGTACCTGCTCGGGCAGATCAACCTACCCATcacgtttggcaaccgagccaactttcgctcagaggtcctcacctttgaagtgatGGACTTCCCATGGTCCTACCACACcttcttggggtggccatgctatgccaaattcatggcgatccccaactacacctacctcaagctgaagatgctaggagcAAACAACGTCATCACCATGGATAGCGCCTTCTCacatgccttcacgtgcgaccacgagcattttgagctcaccaccatggtcatcaactcatccgagctcccgcagctcagggagtcatcgaccctagcagtcccggactgcaacaaaccaacctccttgatGGCCTTGCGCCCACTCAatgaaaccaaggcagtggggattgaccccactaacacaaccaagatggtgcggatcgggacctag